A window from Shewanella livingstonensis encodes these proteins:
- a CDS encoding RnfH family protein — protein MINETEKFPVDVIYALPKQQKIISVMVSPGTTFIEAVKQSDIIKFFPEINLEEVKLGVFSRQAKHDEVLVVGQRVEIYRPLIADPKDVRRKRAEKAKDEGRINKITGAKVN, from the coding sequence GTGATTAATGAAACAGAAAAATTTCCGGTAGATGTCATTTATGCATTACCAAAACAACAGAAGATTATTTCAGTGATGGTGTCGCCTGGAACCACATTTATTGAAGCGGTTAAGCAAAGTGACATTATTAAGTTTTTCCCTGAGATTAACCTTGAAGAGGTTAAACTTGGGGTGTTTAGCCGCCAGGCTAAGCATGATGAAGTGCTTGTTGTTGGTCAGCGTGTTGAAATTTATCGCCCGTTAATTGCAGATCCTAAAGATGTACGCCGTAAGCGCGCTGAAAAAGCCAAAGATGAAGGCCGGATTAATAAAATTACTGGTGCCAAAGTTAATTAG
- a CDS encoding outer membrane protein assembly factor BamE translates to MINKKQSLTLVSAVALSLSLSGCSVFDWLIYKPDVPQGNYMETQQVEKLRVDMTKEQAEYILGRPVLRDSFSDDTWYYVYHFKSGRDASITHKELIIHFTGDKISSVDGDYDLSTEFETPLDQSSLPSINDPDLKPLLPEARPDAKPLVEEQRPALKNQAENDNEAP, encoded by the coding sequence ATGATAAACAAAAAACAAAGTCTTACCCTTGTAAGCGCAGTAGCGCTTTCATTATCTCTTAGCGGATGCAGTGTGTTTGATTGGTTGATTTATAAGCCAGACGTGCCACAAGGCAACTACATGGAAACACAGCAAGTCGAAAAGCTTCGTGTCGACATGACTAAAGAGCAAGCAGAATATATTTTAGGTCGCCCAGTATTGCGTGACAGCTTCTCCGATGACACTTGGTATTATGTGTATCATTTCAAAAGTGGTCGAGATGCCAGCATTACCCATAAAGAGTTAATCATTCACTTTACTGGTGATAAAATTTCCAGTGTTGATGGGGATTATGACTTAAGCACAGAATTTGAAACTCCGCTTGATCAAAGCTCGTTGCCATCGATTAATGACCCTGATCTTAAGCCTTTATTACCAGAAGCTCGCCCTGATGCGAAACCTTTGGTTGAAGAGCAACGCCCAGCGTTAAAGAATCAAGCTGAAAATGATAACGAAGCACCATAA